GTAGCGGCCGTCCGTGGGACGGCGGCAGGGTTCCGGGTAGGCCACGGCCCAGGGTTCGGGGCCGATCGCCCGCAGCACCGTGTGGGGGCTCATGGTGCCGGCTCCCTTCTCCGTGTCGTAGGGCTGCAGGATCAGGCAGCCCTGCTCAGCCCAGAAGCGGTTGAGGGTGCTGATGATGTCCTGGAAATGCATCGCGGGATGCCCGGGGGAAGGGGTGAAGGCGGCGGGGCCCACCCAAGGGTCCCATGCACGGGGATCCCGTCGACAACGCCGGTACCGGAACGGGAAGGATGGGGTGTGAAGGCGCGAAAGCGTTGAAATTTCCGCTGGGACTGCTCTTTCCGGAACCACTGCCTCTGGAGCAAGGAGGCCCTGCCGAGCCTTGGGACGGCCGCCCATGAAGACCGCACCCGGGTGCTGGGGTCGTTCGGCCCCAGGGCCAGGACCGATCAGGCCTCCAGCTCCAGCAGCCCCATCAGTCCGCCGGCCAGGGGGCGGTGACGGGCCTGGCTGAAGCCCAGCCGCCGCGCCAGCCGCACCTGCTCCGCGCCGGTGGGAAACCGCTCCAGGCTCGCCTCCAGGTAGGTGTAGTGCTGCCGCAGGCCGGCCAGGGTGGCGGCCGGCACCACCACGCCCCGCAGGCAGAGGCGCTGCACCGCTGCCGTGATCCGGCCCCGGCGGGTGTCCCCGTCCAGGCGGTTGAAATCGAGCACGGCCGCCCGCCCGCCGGGTCGCAGCAGGCGCCGCACCTCCGCCAGGCCGGCCATCGGATCGGCGAGGTTGCGCAGGCCGTAGGCCATGGCCACACCATCGGCCAGGCCGGTCTCCAGGCCGGTGGCGAGGGCGTCGGCCTGCCGCCACTGCAGCGGCAGCCAGGGCTGGCGGGCGGCGCGGCGGGCCGCCAGCTGCAGGGGTGCCGCGGCCGCGTCGAGCCCGATCACGTGGCCATCCGGCCTCACCTTGGCGGCCATCACCAGGGCCAGATCGCCGGTGCCGCAGCAGAGGTCGAGCAGGGTCTGGCCCGGCCGGGGGCGCAGCCAGGCGATCGCCTGGCGCTTCCAGAGGCGGTGCTGGCCGAGGCTGAGCAGGTCGTTGAGTTGGTCGTAGCGCGGAGCGATCTGCTCGAACAGTGCCTGAACCTGCTCGGGATCTCCTGGCCTAAAGCTGCCCATCCCAGGGGAGCACCAGCGAATCGGGCAGCATCTCAGGCAGCGACACCGCATCGAGGCTGACCCCGGCGCTGGGCAGGGCCTCCGCCGCCATCATCGGCAGGCGCTGCGGAGCCGTGAAGGTGATCACCATCACGGTGGCGAGGCCCACGGCCGCGGAGCACACCATGCAGCCGGCCAGCATGAGCGAGAACTCCTGGCGGTCGTTGGCGGCCTGCATCAGCTGGAGGGCCCAGGCCACCAGCGCCACCACCGCGAGCACCATCAGCAGGGCCAGGCCCCGGGCGACGCTGGGTGGCAGGGAATCAAAGACGTTCAACGCAGTGACCGATCCGGGGAAAGTCCTGCAGCCGAAGGACCTGAACCAATGTAACGAGGCGTAACGACCGGGCGTGACGGCAGGGGCGGCAACCCTGCCGCGCCGCCGCTCACGCGAGGGGCCGGATCGGCAATCCCCGGGCCAGCAGGTCTGTCTTGATCTCCTCCACGCTCAGCACGCCGTCGTGGAGCAGGGAGGCCAGCAGGGCGGCCGCGGCGCCCCCGCCACCGGGCTCCTGGCTGAGGGCGGCGGCGATGTGGTCGATGCAGCCGGCGCCGCCGGAGGCGATCACCGGCACCGGCACCGCATCGGCCACGGCCCGGGTGAGGGCGAGGTCGTAGCCGGCCTGGGTGCCATCGCCATCCATCGAGGTGAGCAGGATCTCGCCGGCCCCCAGCTCCACCACCCGTCGGGCCCAGGCCACGGCATCGAGGCCGGTGTTCTCGCGCCCCCCCTTGACGTACACGTCCCAGGCGGGCGCGGCATCGTGGCCGGCGCCGCTGCCGGCCTGGGTGCGACGGCGGGCATCGATCGCCACCACGATGCACTGGGCGCCGAAGCGATCGGCTCCGCGGCGCACCAGCTCCGGATCCCGCACCGCCGAGGAGTTGAGGCTCACCTTGTCGGCACCCGCCCGCAGCAGGGCCGTGATGCCGTCCACGCTCACGATGCCGCCGCCCACCGTGAAGGGGATGGTCACCGCCTCGGCGGTGCGCTGCACCAGCTCCACCAGGGTGGCCCGCCCCTGGTGGCTGGCGGCGATGTCGAGAAACACCAGCTCGTCGGCGCCGGCGGCGCTGTAGCGGCAGCCCAGCTCCACCGGGTCGCCGGCATCGCGCAGGTCCACGAAGTTGACCCCCTTCACCACGCGGCCATCGGCCACGTCGAGGCAGGGGATGATGCGCTTGGCAACCATGGGCGTTGTGGCGGCGTGGGCGTTGTGGCGGCGTGGGCGCCGGCCTGGGGGCTGCCGGGCAGTCTGGAGGGCGCGCTGCTTGGCCGCTGAAGGCCGACGCGGCAGCACTGTTAAGGTTGCGCCACTTTTCAGTCGCGACGGCCATGGCCCAGGCTGCCACGATCCACGTGGGTTCCAAGGTGCGCGTGCTGCGGGTGCGCGACCGCATCCCGGCCGATCTGGTCGAGGCCCTCAAGAGCGACCCCACCGGCATCGTCACCGGCTTCCGCACGGTGGATGGCCAGGGCGTCGGCGTGGTGGTGGATCTGGGCGCCGGCAGGAGTGCCTGGTTCTTCGACGACGAAGTCACCCTCGCCTGAGTTCCCCCTTGACCAACAGCCCTGATCCCCAGGTGAGCAGCGGCTCGGCGGCGCGCCAGCTGCTCGGCATGAAGGGTGCCGCGGGCACCTCCAGCCTCTGGAAGATCCGGCTGCAGCTGATGAAGCCGGTCACCTGGATCCCCCTGATCTGGGGGGTGCTGTGCGGCGCCGCCGCCTCCGGCCAGTTCAGCTGGACCCTGCCGAACGTGGGGGCGTCGGTGGCCTGCATGCTGATGAGCGGCCCCCTGCTGGCGGGCTACACCCAGACGATCAACGACTACTACGACCGCGAGATCGACGCGATCAACGAGCCCTACCGCCCCATTCCCTCCGGGGCCATCCCGCTGGGCCAGGTGAAGGCCCAGATCTGGGTGCTGCTGCTGGCCGGCCTGGCGGTGGCCTACGGCCTCGACCGCTGGGCCGGCCACAGCACTCCGGTGCTGCTGCTGCTGGCCCTGGGGGGCTCGTTTGTGAGCTACATCTACTCGGCTCCGCCCCTGAAGCTCAAGCAGAACGGCTGGCTGGGGAACTACGCCCTGGGGGCCAGCTACATCGCCCTGCCGTGGTGGGCGGGCCAGGCCCTGTTCGGCCAGCTCACCTGGACCACCGCCCTGCTCACCCTGGCCTATTCGCTGGCGGGTCTGGGGATCGCCGTGGTGAACGACTTCAAGAGCGTGGAGGGCGACCGGGCCCTGGGCCTGCAGAGCCTGCCGGTGGTGTTCGGCATCGAGAAGGCCAGCTGGATCAGCGCCGCCATGATCGATGTCTTCCAGCTGGCGATGGTTGCGGTGCTGATCGCCATCGGGCAGCATTTCGCTGCCGTGCTGCTGGTGCTGCTGATCGTGCCGCAGATCACCTTCCAGGACATCTGGCTGCTGCGGGATCCGGTGGCCTATGACGTGAAATACCAGGCCAGCGCCCAGCCGTTCCTGGTGCTCGGCATGCTGGTGACGGCCCTGGCGATCGGCCACAGCGCCCTGGTGGCGTGATGTGAGCGGCACCGCCTCCGCCAGATCCCAGCCCCGCGCCCGCCGCCCCGGTGGCGGCAAGCGCCGCCTGGTGATCACGGGTCTGCTGGCCGCTGGTCTGGGCAGCGGTGTGGCGGTGGGCCAGGCGGCCCTGATGTCCAGCCTGGACAGCCTGCTGCCCGACGCCCGGGGCATCAACCACTACAACCGGCCCGGAACGCTCACCATCCTTTCGGCCGACGGCCAGGTGGTGCACAAGGTGGGGCCGGTGTCGCGCGAGAAGCTGTCGGCCAGCTCGATCCCCCCCCTGGTGGAGCAGGCCTTCATCGCCGCGGAAGACCGCCGCTTCTACCAGCACGACGGCGTCGACCCGCTCGGTATCGCCCGGGCCATGGTGCGCAACATCTCCCAGGGCTCGGTGGAGGAGGGGGCCAGCACGATCACCCAGCAGCTGGCCCGCACCGTGTTCCTCAGCCAGGACCGCACGATCGTGCGCAAGCTGAAGGAGGCGGCCCTGGCGGGCAAGCTCGAGCGCCAGCTCAGCAAGCGCCAGATCCTCACCGAATACCTGAACCTGGTGTACCTGGGCTCCAGCGCCTACGGGGTGGCGGATGCGGCCTGGATCTACTTCTCCAAGAACCCCAGCCAGCTGACGCTGCCGGAGGCGGCCCTGATCGCGGGCCTGCCGCCGGCCCCCTCTGTGTACTCGCCGCTGGTGAACCCCGAGCTGGCCCTGGAGCGGCGGGCGGTGGTGCTGCGCCGCATGCAGGAGGCCGGCTACATCAGCGAGGCCGAACGGCTGGAGGCCGACGGCGCCCCCCTGGCGCTCCAACCCGCCGAACCGAAGTACTGGGTGAGTCAGGCGCCGTACTTCAGCAGCTGGGTGCAACAGGAACTTGCCCGGGTGCTCACCCCGGAGCAGCTGGAGGTGGGCGGGGTCACGGTGCGCAGCAGCGTCAACCTCACCTGGCAGGCCGAGGCCCAGAAGACCATCAATGCCTCCGCACCGGGCAGCATGGAGGGAGCCCTGGTGGCGATGGAGCCGGGCACCGGACTGGTGCGGGCCCTGGTGGGCGGCAAGAACTTCGAGGCGAGCCAGTTCAACCGCGCCACCCAGGCCCTGCGCTCCCCGGGCTCCACCTTCAAGCTGTTCGTGTACCTCACCGCCCTGAAGGAGGGGATGGTGCCGGAGCGCAGCGTGGTGGACAAGGCCCGCTGCTTCGGGGGCTACTGCCCCAAGAACTTCGGCAACCGCTACTACGGCACCGTCACGATGGTGCGCGCCCTGCAGAACTCGCTCAACACCGTGGCGGTGGCGCTGCTGCAGGAACTGGGCTTCGACAAGGTGATCGCCACGGCCCGGAGCCTGGGCATCACCGGCCCGCTCGGCAAGTTCTATCCCCTGGCCCTGGGCGCGGAGGAGCAGACCGTGCTCGACATGACGGCGGCCTACGCGGCGATCACCAACCGCGGTGTGTACGTGAAGCCCACCCCCTTCGAGGAGATCCTGGGGCCCGACGGCGAACTGCTCTGGAGCCGCCGCAGCGATGGCGACCAGGGCAAGCGGGCCGTGGACAGCGACATCGCCGATGCGATGACCTGGATGCTGCAGCAGGTGGTGCGGGCCGGCACCGGCGGCGGCGCTTCCCTGGGCAACCGGCCCGTGGCCGGCAAGACCGGCACCTCGGAAGGGGGGCGCGACCTCTGGTTCATCGGCTCGATCCCCCAGCTCACCACGGGGGTGTGGCTCGGCTACGACAACAGCCGCGAAACCAAGAGCACCAGCGTGGTGGCCACCTACGCCTGGCGCCGCTTCATGGCCGCCATCACCAAGGACCTGCCGGTGCTGCAGTTCCCCCCCAAACCCTCCCTGAGCAACACCTTCAAGCCCTCGAAGGCGAGACCGGCCAGCAAGCCCGCCCCCAGCCGCTCTCAGCCGTCGGACACCAGCCCGGAGCCGGGCGAATCCCGGCCGGAGGAGGAACCCACAACCCAGCCGAGCCGTTCCGAGCCCGCCTCCCCGCCACCGGAGCGCAGCGCGCCGGCCGCCGAGCCGCCGGCGGCCCGACCCAGCGTGGATCCGGCGGCCCGGCCCCGGGGCCCCAGCGTGCCTCCAGCGCCGGCTCCCGCCCCGCCGCCGCCGCCACCACCACCGCCCCCCGCCCCGGTGGCTCCGCCGCCCCCTGCCCCTGCACCGCCGCCGCCGCTCTAGGCGGCCTGCGGCGCCTGCACCAGGGCGGCGAAAAAGCCATCACCACCGCCCGGCTCCGGCCAGGCCTGCCACTGCTCCAGGCCTCGCCAGCCCGGGTGGCGGGCCAGCAGGGCCTCCACCACCGCACCGTTCTCCGCCGGATGCACTGTGCAGGTGGCATACACGAGCCGCCCGCCGGGCCGCAGCAACGGCAGCAGCCCCTCCAGCAGCCGAGCCTGCAGTGCCACCAAGTCGTGGATCGCGCCGGGCTGCAGCCGCCAGCGGGCATCGGCATGGCGGGCCAGGGTGCCGAGCCCCGAGCAGGGGGCATCCACCAGGATCCGATCGAAACGGCCCCGCCACTCGGGGCGCAGCTCGGCCAGGCCCGTGGCATCGGCGGCCAGGGTGTGCACGCAGCGCAGTCCGAGCCGGGCCGCATTGCGCTCCAGCCGCTCCAGCCGGGCCGCCGAGCGATCGATCGCCCACACCTCGCCCTGATCGCCGAGGCACTCCGCCATCTGGGTGCACTTGCCGCCGGGAGCGGCGCAGGCATCCAGCAGGCGCTCACCCGGCTGGGGATCGAGCAGGGGCACCACCCGCTGGGCGTTGCGGTCCTGCACACTCCAGTGGCCCTCCTGGAAGCCTGGCAGACGGCGCAGATCCCCCACCCGGCCCTCGAGGCTGAGGCTGCAGGGGGTGTGGGGCAGGGCGCTGGCCGGGATTCCAGCCGCGGCGAAGGCCGCCCGCAGGCTGTCGCGGCTGGTGCGCAGCGGGTTCACCCGCAGATCCAGCGCCGGCGGCTGGTTGGCGGCAACGGCGAAGGCCTCGGCCCGCTCCGGCGGCAACCACTGCAGCAGCTGCGCGGCCAGCCAGTCCGGCAGGGAGTGGCGCAGCCCCAGGCTGCCGGCCGCATCGGCCGGCAGCGTGAGCCCCTGCCACGGCGGCGCGGCCGGGGCTGGTCGCCGCCGCAGGGCCTGGCGCAGCACAGCATTGGCCACCGGGGCCAGGCGGGCCAGGCCGCCGCGCTTGGCCAGCTCCACCGTGGTGCTCACCGCGGCGGCGGCCGGCACCCGGGAGCTGAACAGGATCTGGTACAGCCCGACATGGAGCAGCCAGCGCAGACGGGGCGGCTGGCGCTGGCTGCTCACCCGGCCGAGGGCGTCGAGCCAGGCATCGAGCAGCCGCCGCTGGCGGATGGCGCCGTAGGCGAGCTCGGTGGCCAGGGCCCGGTCGGCGCCCTCGAGGGAGCTGCGCTGCAGGGCCCGCTCCAGGGCCAGATCGGCGTAGGCGCCACCGGCCACCGCCAGCAGCACCTCCCAGGCGAGCTGGCGGGAGGCCAGGCCCGTGGCCGGAGCCGGCGACGCAGCGACGGAGGCGGAATCAACCAAGCGGCGGCGGGTCCAGGGGCGGCACCCACAGATAGCGCCCCAGCGGCAGCTTCCCCTCCGCATCCACCGGGATGCCCTCGGCCAGCAGCAGCTGCCGCTGGATCCAGTCGCTCCCCTCCCGGCTGGGCGTGAAGCTGATCCGCCCCTGGGCGTTCACCACCCGGTGCCAGGGCACGGTGGAGGGCAGGGGCAGGCGGCGCAGGGCCCAGCCCACCTGGCGGGCACAGCCGTAGGCGCCGATCAGCTCGGCGATGTGGCCGTAGGTGGCGAGCCGGCCAGGGGGGATGCGGCGCACAGCGGCGTAGACCCGCTGGTCGAAGCTGGGGGCGTCCATGCCGTGCATCCTGCCCATGCCGCTGCTGCCCCGCCGCTTTGCGCGCCTGCAGGCGGTGCTCAACCGCCGCATGGCCAACCTCACGGTGCTGCTGGAGCACGTGGAGAAGCCCCACAACCTCTCGGCGATCCTGCGCACCTGTGATGCGGTGGGGGTGCTGGAGGCCCACGCGGTGTGCCTGGAGGGGCGCCTGCCCACGTTCAACAGCACGGCCCAGGGCAGCCAGAAGTGGGTGCCGCTGCACCGGCACGCCAGCGCTGCCGCCGCGCTGCAGAGCCTGCGGCAGCAGGGCCTGCGGATCTACGGCACCCATCTCAGCGCCGGGGCGGTGGACTACCGCAGCTGCGACTTCACCGGCCCCACCGCCTTCGTGCTGGGGGCCGAGAAGTGGGGGTTGAGCCAGGAGTGCGCCGCCCTGGTGGACCAGGCCATCCTGATTCCGATGAGCGGCATGGTGCAGTCGCTGAACGTGAGTGTGGCCACCGCCACGTTGCTGTTCGAGGCCCTGCGCCAGCGGCAGGCCGCCGGCCTGGTGCCCAGCGCCGGTGAGGGGCTGGACCCCGGGCGCTACCGCGCCCTGCTGTTCGAGTGGGCCTATCCGGAGGTGGCCGCCTGGTGCCGGCGGGAGGGCAGGCCCTACCCGGAACTGGATGGGGAGGGGGCGATCACCGAATCCCTGCCCCGCACGCTGCGGCTGCGCTGCTGAGGACGCCCTGCTAGGGGCGGCCGCGGCCGGGGGGGAAGTGCGGCGGTTCGGTGCCGATGCCGTCCAGATCATGGCTGGCGAGGCGACGGCTGCCGGCACTGGGCAGCCACAGCGCCACCGCCAGGGCCAGCAGTTCCAGGGGGATCTGGCGGCCGCCCAGCAGCACCACCGCCACGGCCACCACGGCGAGCATCCGCTGGAACAGGCTCCACACGTCGTCGCGGTCGGCGCTGCCGGTGAACCAGAGCACCACCGCCAGGGCCAGCAACACCAGATCCAACCACCAGGGCATGGCCAGGGAGGGCCGCGATCGGCCCGCGCAGTCGTGTTCAGTGTGGCGCGGCAGCGGGCTGCGCGCCTCAGCAGCCCCGGGGCTTCAGCGGGCGGCCCGGGAGGCCTGGCCCTCGCCGCTCAGCCAGCTCTCGAGGCCCTCACCGAGGAAGGAGAGGCCCAGCACCAGCACGAACATGGCCAGGCCGGGATAGAGGGCCGTCCACCAGATGCCGGTGGGCAGGGCGGTGAGGGCCTGCTGCAGGTCGCCGCCCCACTCGGGGATGGTTTCGGGCAGGCCGAGGCCCAGGAACCCCAGGCCCCCGAGCACCAGCACCGCATCGGCGGCATTGAGGGTGAGCAGCACCGGCACCGAGGTGATCACGTTGCGGAAGAGGTAGACGCGCAGGATCCAGAGGGCGCTGGCCCCCAGCGA
This portion of the Cyanobium sp. NIES-981 genome encodes:
- a CDS encoding MGMT family protein; this translates as MDAPSFDQRVYAAVRRIPPGRLATYGHIAELIGAYGCARQVGWALRRLPLPSTVPWHRVVNAQGRISFTPSREGSDWIQRQLLLAEGIPVDAEGKLPLGRYLWVPPLDPPPLG
- the trmH gene encoding tRNA (guanosine(18)-2'-O)-methyltransferase TrmH produces the protein MPLLPRRFARLQAVLNRRMANLTVLLEHVEKPHNLSAILRTCDAVGVLEAHAVCLEGRLPTFNSTAQGSQKWVPLHRHASAAAALQSLRQQGLRIYGTHLSAGAVDYRSCDFTGPTAFVLGAEKWGLSQECAALVDQAILIPMSGMVQSLNVSVATATLLFEALRQRQAAGLVPSAGEGLDPGRYRALLFEWAYPEVAAWCRREGRPYPELDGEGAITESLPRTLRLRC
- a CDS encoding 16S rRNA (cytosine(967)-C(5))-methyltransferase gives rise to the protein MVDSASVAASPAPATGLASRQLAWEVLLAVAGGAYADLALERALQRSSLEGADRALATELAYGAIRQRRLLDAWLDALGRVSSQRQPPRLRWLLHVGLYQILFSSRVPAAAAVSTTVELAKRGGLARLAPVANAVLRQALRRRPAPAAPPWQGLTLPADAAGSLGLRHSLPDWLAAQLLQWLPPERAEAFAVAANQPPALDLRVNPLRTSRDSLRAAFAAAGIPASALPHTPCSLSLEGRVGDLRRLPGFQEGHWSVQDRNAQRVVPLLDPQPGERLLDACAAPGGKCTQMAECLGDQGEVWAIDRSAARLERLERNAARLGLRCVHTLAADATGLAELRPEWRGRFDRILVDAPCSGLGTLARHADARWRLQPGAIHDLVALQARLLEGLLPLLRPGGRLVYATCTVHPAENGAVVEALLARHPGWRGLEQWQAWPEPGGGDGFFAALVQAPQAA
- a CDS encoding PBP1A family penicillin-binding protein, giving the protein MSSLDSLLPDARGINHYNRPGTLTILSADGQVVHKVGPVSREKLSASSIPPLVEQAFIAAEDRRFYQHDGVDPLGIARAMVRNISQGSVEEGASTITQQLARTVFLSQDRTIVRKLKEAALAGKLERQLSKRQILTEYLNLVYLGSSAYGVADAAWIYFSKNPSQLTLPEAALIAGLPPAPSVYSPLVNPELALERRAVVLRRMQEAGYISEAERLEADGAPLALQPAEPKYWVSQAPYFSSWVQQELARVLTPEQLEVGGVTVRSSVNLTWQAEAQKTINASAPGSMEGALVAMEPGTGLVRALVGGKNFEASQFNRATQALRSPGSTFKLFVYLTALKEGMVPERSVVDKARCFGGYCPKNFGNRYYGTVTMVRALQNSLNTVAVALLQELGFDKVIATARSLGITGPLGKFYPLALGAEEQTVLDMTAAYAAITNRGVYVKPTPFEEILGPDGELLWSRRSDGDQGKRAVDSDIADAMTWMLQQVVRAGTGGGASLGNRPVAGKTGTSEGGRDLWFIGSIPQLTTGVWLGYDNSRETKSTSVVATYAWRRFMAAITKDLPVLQFPPKPSLSNTFKPSKARPASKPAPSRSQPSDTSPEPGESRPEEEPTTQPSRSEPASPPPERSAPAAEPPAARPSVDPAARPRGPSVPPAPAPAPPPPPPPPPPAPVAPPPPAPAPPPPL
- the hisF gene encoding imidazole glycerol phosphate synthase subunit HisF, with amino-acid sequence MVAKRIIPCLDVADGRVVKGVNFVDLRDAGDPVELGCRYSAAGADELVFLDIAASHQGRATLVELVQRTAEAVTIPFTVGGGIVSVDGITALLRAGADKVSLNSSAVRDPELVRRGADRFGAQCIVVAIDARRRTQAGSGAGHDAAPAWDVYVKGGRENTGLDAVAWARRVVELGAGEILLTSMDGDGTQAGYDLALTRAVADAVPVPVIASGGAGCIDHIAAALSQEPGGGGAAAALLASLLHDGVLSVEEIKTDLLARGLPIRPLA
- the chlG gene encoding chlorophyll synthase ChlG, whose translation is MTNSPDPQVSSGSAARQLLGMKGAAGTSSLWKIRLQLMKPVTWIPLIWGVLCGAAASGQFSWTLPNVGASVACMLMSGPLLAGYTQTINDYYDREIDAINEPYRPIPSGAIPLGQVKAQIWVLLLAGLAVAYGLDRWAGHSTPVLLLLALGGSFVSYIYSAPPLKLKQNGWLGNYALGASYIALPWWAGQALFGQLTWTTALLTLAYSLAGLGIAVVNDFKSVEGDRALGLQSLPVVFGIEKASWISAAMIDVFQLAMVAVLIAIGQHFAAVLLVLLIVPQITFQDIWLLRDPVAYDVKYQASAQPFLVLGMLVTALAIGHSALVA
- a CDS encoding cytochrome b6f subunit family protein: MAQAATIHVGSKVRVLRVRDRIPADLVEALKSDPTGIVTGFRTVDGQGVGVVVDLGAGRSAWFFDDEVTLA
- the ubiE gene encoding bifunctional demethylmenaquinone methyltransferase/2-methoxy-6-polyprenyl-1,4-benzoquinol methylase UbiE, coding for MGSFRPGDPEQVQALFEQIAPRYDQLNDLLSLGQHRLWKRQAIAWLRPRPGQTLLDLCCGTGDLALVMAAKVRPDGHVIGLDAAAAPLQLAARRAARQPWLPLQWRQADALATGLETGLADGVAMAYGLRNLADPMAGLAEVRRLLRPGGRAAVLDFNRLDGDTRRGRITAAVQRLCLRGVVVPAATLAGLRQHYTYLEASLERFPTGAEQVRLARRLGFSQARHRPLAGGLMGLLELEA